The Equus caballus isolate H_3958 breed thoroughbred chromosome 12, TB-T2T, whole genome shotgun sequence genome contains a region encoding:
- the CDC42BPG gene encoding serine/threonine-protein kinase MRCK gamma isoform X9, giving the protein MEQRRRALEELARGEAGGGPGLDGLLDLLLGLHHELSSAPLRRERNVAQFLSWASPFVTKVKELRLQRDDFEILKVIGRGAFGEVAVVRQRDSGQIFAMKMLHKWEMLKRAETACFREERDVLVKGDSRWVTALHYAFQDEEYLYLVMDYYAGGDLLTLLSRFEDRLPPELAQFYLAEMVLAIHSLHQLGYVHRDVKPDNVLLDMNGHIRLADFGSCLRLNNSGMVDSSVAVGTPDYISPEILQAMEEGKGHYGPQCDWWSLGVCAYELLFGETPFYAESLVETYGKIMNHEDHLQFPPDVPDVPASARDLIRQLLCHQEERLGRRGLDDFRNHPFFEGVDWERLATSTAPYIPELRGPMDTSNFDVDDDTLNHPGTLPPPSHGTFSGHHLPFVGFTYTSSSPSPESSSEQVAALEQRLRCLEQEKTELSRKLQEALQMPSDHRELEQLRKEVQTLQDRLSEMLRESKAPVSQTEGSPGQHSDLQQERDRLLQELAEAQTRLQMQEQELGRAQGRQEELLQRLQEAQEREASTASQTQALNSQLEEARDARRELQAQVATLSREVRRLQRDQERSLEKEPSQVKTVHTTSETNGTGSPKSRPQEAQLRKEVAALRVQLEQARSHGPSGKEEALCRLQEENRRLSQEQERLVEELERELQSKQRLEGERQESESNWEAQLADILSWVNDEKVSRGYLQALATKMAEELESLRNVGTQTLPTRPLVSPGDTLGGGGAGSLTPQVGTLSSWKISDLPKLTADQWQSWGSEPGQDHQWKARRLQKMEASARLELQSALEAEIRAKQSLQERLTQAQEAQLQAESRLQEAEKQNQSLKQELAALREELRARGPGDTKPSNSLIPFLSFRSSEKDPAKDPGISGEAPRPGSEPELRPEGRRSLRLGAVFPRAPAATTAATEGPPAKPGSHTLRPRSFPSPTKCLRCASLMVGLGRQGLGCDACGYFCHSTCAPQAPPCPVPPDLLHVALGVHPETGTGTAYEGFLSVPRPSGVRRGWQRVFAALSDSRLLLFDAPDPRLSPASGALLQALDLRDPQFSATPVLASDVIHAQSKDLPRIFRVTASQLTVPPATCTVLLLAESEGERERWLQVLGELQRLLLDTRPQPRPVYTLKEAYDNGLPLLPHALCAAIIDQERLALGTEEGLFVIHLHSNDIFQVGECRRVQRLAVSPTAGLLVVLCGRGPSVRLFALAELESTEVAGAKIPESRGCQVLAAGRILQARTPVLCVAVKRQVLCYQLGPGPGPWQHRIRELQAPAPVQSLGLLGDRLCVGAAGAFALYPLLNEAAPLALGADLVPEELPPSRGGLGEALGAVELSLNEFLLLFTTAGVYVDGAGRKSRIHELLWPAVPTGWGYAAPYLTVFSENSIDVFDVRKAEWVQTVPLKKVRPLNPEGSLFLYGTEKVRLTYLRNRLAALCFSRREGRVRHPRSHRQQPAPAVPYQEQAPLLLPRVGGAAAAAAQGDAEGPFCALQAHLIAHQLQPPGAHGPYGREAQRQEPAPGSGREGPRVPQLRPAAAPQLLGGLAAPSVHGQRRPCRRRGPHEEEALDISLQRVRVLPPGISEPGSLPDTGLRTAPEPPARP; this is encoded by the exons CCAGCCCCTTCGTCACGAAGGTGAAAGAGCTGCGGCTGCAGAGAGATGACTTTGAGATCTTGAAGGTGATCGGCCGAGGGGCCTTCGGGGAG GTCGCCGTGGTGAGGCAGAGGGACAGCGGGCAGATTTTTGCCATGAAAATGCTGCACAAATGGGAGATGCTGAAGAGGGCCGAG ACAGCCTGTTTCCGGGAGGAGCGGGACGTGCTGGTGAAGGGGGACAGCCGCTGGGTGACTGCTCTGCATTACGCCTTCCAAGACGAGGAGTACCTG TACCTCGTGATGGACTACTACGCTGGTGGGGACCTCCTCACTCTGCTGAGCCGCTTCGAGGACCGCCTCCCGCCCGAGCTGGCCCAGTTCTACCTGGCTGAGATGGTGCTGGCCATCCACTCACTGCACCAGCTGGGCTATGTCCACAG ggATGTCAAGCCGGACAATGTCCTGTTGGATATGAATGGACACATCCGCCTGGCTGACTTTGGCTCCTGCCTGCGTCTCAACAACAGTGGCATG GTGGATTCATCGGTGGCAGTGGGGACCCCTGACTACATCTCCCCTGAGATCCTGCAGGCCATGGAGGAGGGCAAGGGCCACTACGGCCCACAATGCGACTGGTGGTCGCTGGGAGTCTGCGCCTACGAGCTGCTCTTTGGGGAGACGCCCTTCTATGCTGAATCCCTGGTGGAAACCTACGGCAAGATCATGAACCATGAG GACCACCTGCAGTTTCCCCCGGATGTGCCCGACGTGCCGGCCAGCGCGAGAGACCTGATCCGCcagctgctgtgccaccaggaggAGCGACTGGGCCGCAGAGGGCTGGACGACTTCCGGAACCACCCTTTCTTCGAAGGTGTGGACTGGGAGCGGCTGGCGACCAGCACTGCCCCCTACATCCCTGAGCTCCGTGGGCCCATGGACACCTCCAACTTCGACGTGGATGATGACACCCTCAACCATCCA gggACCCTGCCACCACCCTCCCATGGGACCTTCTCCGGCCACCACCTGCCATTTGTGGGCTTCACCTACACctcgagcag TCCCAGCCCTGAGAGCAGCTCCGAGCAGGTGGCTGCCCTGGAGCAGAGGCTCCGTTGTCTGGAGCAGGAGAAGACGGAGCTGAGCCGGAAGCTCCAAG AGGCCCTGCAGATGCCCTCGGACCACCGGGAGCTGGAGCAGCTGCGGAAGGAGGTGCAGACTCTACAGGACAGGCTGTCAG AGATGCTGAGGGAAAGCAAGGCCCCCGTGTCTCAGACGGAGGGTAGCCCAGGCCAGCACAGTGACCTTCAGCAGGAGAGAGACCGGCTCCTCCAG gaGCTGGCCGAGGCTCAGACAAGGCTGCAGATGCAGGAGCAGGAGCTGGGCAGAGCCCAGGGGCGGCAGGAGGAGCTGCTCCAGAGGCTGcaggaagcccaggagagagaggcATCCACAGCCAGCCAGACCCAGGCCCTGAACTCCCAGCTGGAGGAGGCCCGGGATGCCCGGAGGGAG CTGCAGGCCCAGGTGGCCACCCTGAGCCGGGAGGTGAGGCGGCTCCAGAGAGATCAGGAGCGAAGCCTTGAGAAGGAGCCATCCCAGGTCAAG ACCGTCCACACCACCTCCGAGACCAACGGCACGGGCTCGCCCAAGAGCAGGCCTCAAGAAGCCCAGCTCAGGAAGGAGGTGGCCGCCCTGCGTGTGCAGCTGGAGCAGGCCCGCAGCCACGG GCCGAGCGGGAAGGAGGAGGCTCTGTGCCGGCTGCAGGAGGAGAACCGGCGGCTGAGCCAGGAGCAGGAGCGG CTGGTGGAAGAGCTGGAACGGGAGCTGCAGAGTAAGCAGCGGCTGGAGGGCGAGCGGCAGGAGTCAGAAAGCAACTGGGAGGCCCAGCTCGCCGACATCCTCAGCTG GGTGAATGATGAGAAGGTCTCCAGAGGCTACCTACAGGCCCTGGCCACCAAGATGGCCGAGGAGCTGGAGTCCCTGCGGAATGTGGGCACCCAGACGCTCCCCACCCGGCCACTGGTGAGCCCCGGAGACaccctgggaggagggggtgcCGGTAGCCTCACTCCACAGGTGGGGACACTGAGCTCGTGGAAGATCAGTGACTTGCCTAAGCTCACAGCGgatcagtggcagagctggggctctgAGCCTGGCCAG GACCACCAGTGGAAGGCACGGCGGCTGCAGAAGATGGAGGCCTCGGCCAGGCTGGAACTGCAGTCGGCACTGGAGGCCGAGATCCGGGCCAAGCAGAGCCTGCAGGAGCGGCTGACGCAGGCGCAGGAGGCCCAGCTGCAGGCCGAGAG CCGTCTGCAGGAGGCCGAGAAGCAGAACCAGAGCCTGAAGCAGGAGCTGGCTGCACTTCGGGAGGAGCTGCGAGCCCGCGGGCCAGGAG ACACCAAGCCCTCAAACTCGCTGATTCCCTTCCTGTCCTTCCGGAGTTCAGAG AAGGATCCCGCCAAGGACCCTGGCATCTCAGGAGAGGCCCCGAGGCCGGGGTCGGAACCGGAGCTGAGGCCGGAGGGCCGCCGCAGCCTGCGCCTGGGG GCTGTGTTCCCCAGAGCGCCTGCTGCCACCACAGCTGCTACAGAAGGCCCTCCCGCAAAG cctggctcccACACGCTGCGCCCCCGGAGCTTCCCGTCCCCCACCAAGTGTCTCCGCTGCGCCTCGCTGATGGTGGGCCTGGGCCGCCAAGGCCTGGGCTGTGATG CCTGCGGCTACTTCTGTCACTCAACTTGTGCCCCACAGGCCCCACCCTGCCCCGTGCCCCCTGACCTTCTCCACGTGGCCCTGGGAGTGCACCCCGAAACGGGCACGGGCACTGCCTATGAGGGCTTCCTGTCG GTGCCTCGACCCTCGGGTGTCCGGCGGGGCTGGCAGCGGGTGTTCGCTGCCCTCAGTGACTCACGCCTGCTGCTGTTTGACGCCCCGGACCCGCGGCTCAGCCCAGCCAGCGGGGCCCTCCTGCAGGCACTGGATCTGAG GGACCCCCAGTTCTCTGCCACCCCTGTCCTGGCCTCTGATGTGATCCATGCCCAATCCAAGGACCTGCCACGCATCTTTAGG GTGACGGCGTCCCAGCTGACGGTGCCACCTGCCACGTGCACCGTGCTGCTGCTGGCGGAGAGCGAGGGCGAGCGGGAGCGCTGGCTGCAGGTGCTGGGCGAGCTGCAGCGGCTGCTGCTGGACACGCGGCCACAGCCCCGGCCTGTGTACACGCTCAAGGAGGCCTACGACAATGGGCTGCCCCTGCTGCCGCACGCGCTCTGCGCCGCCATCATCG aCCAGGAACGGCTTGCTCTGGGCACTGAGGAAGGGCTGTTTGTGATCCACCTGCACAGCAACG ACATCTTCCAGGTGGGCGAGTGCCGGCGGGTGCAGCGGCTGGCCGTGAGCCCCACTGCGGGCCTTCTGGTCGTGCTGTGCGGCCGTGGCCCCAGCGTGCGCCTCTtcgccctggctgagctggagagCACGGAGGTGGCGGGCGCCAAGATCCCCGAGTCTCGAGGCTGCCAGGTGCTGGCAGCCGGACGCATCCTGCAGGCCCGCACCCCCGTGCTCTGTGTGGCCGTCAAGCGCCAGGTGCTGTGTTACCAGCTGGGTCCGGGCCCAGGGCCCTGGCAGCACCGCATCCGTGAGCTGCAGGCACCGGCCCCTGTGCAGAGCCTCGGGCTGCTGGGCGACCGGCTGTGCGTGGGTGCGGCGGGTGCCTTTGCGCTCTACCCGCTGCTCAACGAGGCTGCACCTTTAGCTCTGGGGGCCGATCTGGTGCCTGAGGAGCTGCCACCATCCCGTGGGGGCCTGGGCGAGGCTCTGGGCGCTGTGGAACTCAGCCTCAACGAGTTCCTGCTGCTCTTCACCACCGCCGGGGTCTACGTGGACGGTGCCGGCCGCAAGTCTCGCATCCATGAGCTGCTGTGGCCAGCAGTGCCCACGGGCTGGG GTTACGCAGCCCCCTACCTGACAGTGTTCAGTGAGAACTCCATCGATGTGTTTGACGTCAGGAAAGCAGAGTGGGTCCAGACGGTGCCACTCAAGAAG GTGCGACCCCTGAACCCAGAGGGCTCCCTGTTCCTCTATGGCACCGAGAAGGTCCGCCTGACCTACCTCAGGAACCGGCTGGCAG CTCTCTGCTTCTCCCGCAGAGAAGGACGAGTTCGACATCCCCGATCTCACCGACAACAGCCGGCGCCAGCTGTTCCGTACCAAGAGCAAGCGCCGCTTCTTCTTCCGCGTGTCGGAggagcagcggcagcagcagcgcAG GGAGATGCTGAAGGACCCTTTTGTGCGCTCCAAGCTCATCTCATCGCCCACCAACTTCAACCACCTGGTGCACATGGGCCCTATGGACGGGAAGCCCAGCGCCAGGAACCCGCCCCGG GCTCCGGAAGAGAAGGGCCGAGGGTCCCGCAGCTCCGGCCCGCAGCGGCCCCACAGCTTCTCGGAGGCCTCGCGGCGCCCAGCGTCCATGGGCAGCGACGGCCTTGCCGGAGACGCGGACCCCA TGAAGAGGAAGCCTTGGACATCTCTCTCCAGCGAGTCCGTGTCCTGCCCCCAGGGATCTCTGAGCCCGGCAGCCTCCCTGACACAG gtcTCAGAACGGCCCCGGAGCCTCCCGCCCGCCCCTGA